The Seriola aureovittata isolate HTS-2021-v1 ecotype China chromosome 2, ASM2101889v1, whole genome shotgun sequence genome has a segment encoding these proteins:
- the rae1 gene encoding mRNA export factor isoform X2, with translation MSLFGTSSGFGTGGTGVFGSTTTDSHNPMKDVEVTSPPDDSISCLAFSPPTMPGNFLIGGSWANDVRCWEVQDNGQTVPKAQQMHTGPVLDACWSDDGSKVFTASCDKTAKMWDLNSNQAMQIAQHDGPIKAIHWIKAPNYSCIMTGSWDKTLKFWDTRSPNPMMSLQMPERCYCADVVYPMAVVATAERGLIVYQLENQPSEFRRIDSPLKHQHRCVAIFKDKQNKPTGFALGSIEGRVAIHYINPPNPAKDNFTFKCHRSNGTNTTTPQDIYAVNAISFHPVHGTLATVGSDGRFSFWDKDARTKLKTSEQLDQPITACCFNHNGNIFAYASSYDWSKGHEYYNPQKKNYIFLRNAAEELKPRNKK, from the exons ATGAGCTTATTTGGGACGAGCTCCGGGTTTGGAACAGGAGGGACCGGTGTCTTTGGaagcacaacaacagacagTCATAATCCAATGAAG GATGTTGAAGTGACTTCCCCTCCAGATGACAGTATCAGCTGTCTGGCTTTCAGTCCACCCACCATGCCAGGGAACTTCCTCATTGGGGGATCCTGGGCCAATGAT GTCAGGTGCTGGGAGGTGCAAGACAATGGACAGACTGTCCCTAAAGCCCAGCAAATGCACACAGGTCCGGTGCTGGATGCATGCTGGAGTGAT GATGGGAGTAAAGTGTTCACTGCTTCCTGTGACAAGACAGCCAAGATGTGGGATCTTAACAGCAATCAAGCGATGCAGATTGCACAG CACGATGGTCCAATCAAAGCAATCCACTGGATAAAAGCCCCTAACTACAGCTGTATCATGACTGGCAGCTGGGACAAAACACTGAAG ttctGGGACACCCGCTCTCCCAATCCCATGATGTCTCTGCAGATGCCAGAGAGATGCTATTGTGCAGATGTT GTTTACCCCATGGCTGTGGTTGCCACAGCCGAGAGAGGCCTGATAGTGTATCAGTTGGAGAACCAGCCCTCGGAATTTCGTAGAATAGACTCTCCTCTCAAACATCAG CACCGCTGTGTGGCCATATTCAAGGACAAGCAGAATAAGCCCACAGGCTTTGCACTGGGAAGCATTGAGGGCCGAGTGGCCATCCACTATATCAACCCTCCAAACCC AGCCAAAGACAACTTCACGTTCAAGTGCCACAGGTCCAACGGAACCAACACAACCACTCCACAGGACATCTATGCT GTGAATGCTATCTCCTTCCATCCTGTCCACGGCACACTGGCTACTGTGGGCTCAGACGGGCGCTTTAGCTTCTGGGACAAAGACGCCCGCACCAAGTTGAAGACGTCAGAGCAGCTCGACCAGCCCATTACAGCCTGCTGCTTCAACCACAATGGCAACATCTTTGCGTATGCTTCCAGTTACGACTGGTCGAAG GGCCATGAGTACTACAACCCCCAGAAAAAGAACTACATCTTCCTGAGGAATGCTGCCGAGGAGCTGAAGCCTCGGAACAAGAAATG A
- the rae1 gene encoding mRNA export factor isoform X1: protein MSLFGTSSGFGTGGTGVFGSTTTDSHNPMKDVEVTSPPDDSISCLAFSPPTMPGNFLIGGSWANDVRCWEVQDNGQTVPKAQQMHTGPVLDACWSDDGSKVFTASCDKTAKMWDLNSNQAMQIAQHDGPIKAIHWIKAPNYSCIMTGSWDKTLKFWDTRSPNPMMSLQMPERCYCADVVYPMAVVATAERGLIVYQLENQPSEFRRIDSPLKHQHRCVAIFKDKQNKPTGFALGSIEGRVAIHYINPPNPAKDNFTFKCHRSNGTNTTTPQDIYAVNAISFHPVHGTLATVGSDGRFSFWDKDARTKLKTSEQLDQPITACCFNHNGNIFAYASSYDWSKGHEYYNPQKKNYIFLRNAAEELKPRNKKW from the exons ATGAGCTTATTTGGGACGAGCTCCGGGTTTGGAACAGGAGGGACCGGTGTCTTTGGaagcacaacaacagacagTCATAATCCAATGAAG GATGTTGAAGTGACTTCCCCTCCAGATGACAGTATCAGCTGTCTGGCTTTCAGTCCACCCACCATGCCAGGGAACTTCCTCATTGGGGGATCCTGGGCCAATGAT GTCAGGTGCTGGGAGGTGCAAGACAATGGACAGACTGTCCCTAAAGCCCAGCAAATGCACACAGGTCCGGTGCTGGATGCATGCTGGAGTGAT GATGGGAGTAAAGTGTTCACTGCTTCCTGTGACAAGACAGCCAAGATGTGGGATCTTAACAGCAATCAAGCGATGCAGATTGCACAG CACGATGGTCCAATCAAAGCAATCCACTGGATAAAAGCCCCTAACTACAGCTGTATCATGACTGGCAGCTGGGACAAAACACTGAAG ttctGGGACACCCGCTCTCCCAATCCCATGATGTCTCTGCAGATGCCAGAGAGATGCTATTGTGCAGATGTT GTTTACCCCATGGCTGTGGTTGCCACAGCCGAGAGAGGCCTGATAGTGTATCAGTTGGAGAACCAGCCCTCGGAATTTCGTAGAATAGACTCTCCTCTCAAACATCAG CACCGCTGTGTGGCCATATTCAAGGACAAGCAGAATAAGCCCACAGGCTTTGCACTGGGAAGCATTGAGGGCCGAGTGGCCATCCACTATATCAACCCTCCAAACCC AGCCAAAGACAACTTCACGTTCAAGTGCCACAGGTCCAACGGAACCAACACAACCACTCCACAGGACATCTATGCT GTGAATGCTATCTCCTTCCATCCTGTCCACGGCACACTGGCTACTGTGGGCTCAGACGGGCGCTTTAGCTTCTGGGACAAAGACGCCCGCACCAAGTTGAAGACGTCAGAGCAGCTCGACCAGCCCATTACAGCCTGCTGCTTCAACCACAATGGCAACATCTTTGCGTATGCTTCCAGTTACGACTGGTCGAAG GGCCATGAGTACTACAACCCCCAGAAAAAGAACTACATCTTCCTGAGGAATGCTGCCGAGGAGCTGAAGCCTCGGAACAAGAAATGGTGA
- the LOC130161011 gene encoding RNA-binding protein 38-like: MLLHQFMNGALEVMHPTPLQKDTTFTKIFVGGLPYHTNDASLRKYFEAFGDIDEAVVITDRQTGKSRGYGFVTMTDRGAAERACKDPNPIIDGRKANVNLAYLGAKPRSIQTGISIGVQPIHPALIQRQYGLAQPYVYPQAFVQPSLVLPTQVSTSVSTSPYLDYSTAYTQYAQAAFEQQYPYAASPAGFLGYSYATSPTATAGPAPAATAPATVHPTLPSAAGPAPAFLHYAPQQHIQPDRMQ; this comes from the exons ATGCTTCTGCATCAGTTCATGAACGGAGCCCTGGAAGTCATGCATCCCACACCGCTTCAGAAAGACACTACCTTTACCAAAATCTTTGTGGGCGGGCTGCCGTACCACACGAACGATGCCTCTCTGAGAAAATACTTCGAGGCTTTTGGGGACATTGACGAGGCTGTGGTGATAACGGACAGACAGACCGGTAAATCCAGAGGATACGGCTTT GTGACGATGACAGACCGAGGGGCAGCCGAGAGAGCCTGCAAGGATCCCAACCCCATCATCGACGGCAGGAAGGCCAACGTCAACCTGGCTTACCTGGGTGCCAAGCCTCGTAGCATACAGACAG GCATATCCATCGGAGTGCAGCCCATTCACCCAGCACTCATCCAGAGGCAGTATGG GTTGGCCCAGCCGTATGTCTACCCACAAGCCTTTGTGCAGCCCAGCCTGGTGCTGCCCACTCAGGTTTCCACCTCCGTCAGCACCAGCCCCTACCTGGACTACAGCACAGCCTACACCCAATACGCCCAGGCTGCCTTTGAACAGCAGTATCCATATGCCGCATCACCAGCTGGCTTCCTGGGCTACAGCTACGCCACCAGCCCCACAGCCACTGCTGGCCCGGCCCCTGCCGCCACTGCCCCGGCCACCGTCCACCCAACCCTCCCCTCCGCTGCTGGCCCAGCCCCAGCCTTCCTGCACTACgccccacagcagcacatccaGCCGGACCGTATGCAGTGA
- the tada3l gene encoding transcriptional adapter 3 — protein MSELKDCPPLKYYDFKPVEHVKVCPRYTAVLGRSEDDGIGIEELDTLQLELETLLSSASRRLRALEEQRQILTDWQDKKGDKRFLKLGKDPDPAATSRHKPKKQKLDGKGGHGPGPGPGRPKSKNLQPKVQEYEFTDDPQDIPRTPKNDAPNRFWASVEPYCADITNEEIRLLEELLKPPDDEAEYFKIPALGKHYSQRWAQEDLLEEQREGARANDKKKSLMGGPLSELDAKDVDSLLKKSESQHESPEDGCPFGPLTQRLLQALVEENIISPMEDSPIPDISGRDANDGAGTSPRSQGKAFSVPHTRSLEARIKEELVAQGLLDSEERPGPGGDSEDEVLAELQKRQAELKALSAHNRARKQELLRLAKEEMRKQELRQRVRVSDNEVMEGFRRIMAARQKKRTPTKKEKDQAWKALKERESILKLLDG, from the exons ATGAGTGAGCTGAAGGACTGCCCTCCACTGAAATACTATGACTTCAAGCCCGTCGAGCATGTCAAGGTTTGCCCCCGCTACACCGCAGTGTTGGGCCGCTCAGAGGACGATGGGATTGGCATTGAGGAGCTGGACACcctgcagctggagctggagacaCTCCTGTCCTCAGCCAGCCGCCGCCTCCGGGccctggaggagcagagacag ATCCTCACTGACTGGCAGGACAAGAAAGGGGATAAGCGCTTTCTGAAGCTGGGGAAAGACCCAGACCCCGCTGCCACATCTCgccacaaaccaaaaaaacagaagttgGATGGCAAAGGTGGTCatggtccaggtcctggtcctggcAGACCCAAATCCAAAAACCTGCAGCCTAAAGTCCAAGAGTATGAATTTACAGACGATCCACAAGACATTCCCCGCACTCCTAAAAATGATGCTCCAAACAG ATTCTGGGCATCAGTTGAGCCATATTGCGCCGATATTACAAATGAAGAGATAAGATTGCTAGAAGAGCTTCTGAAACCCCCAGATGATGAAGCTGAGTATTTCAaa ATTCCAGCACTGGGGAAACACTACTCTCAGCGATGGGCTCAAGAGGATCTGCtagaggagcagagggaaggaGCGCGAGCCAATGACAAGAAGAAGAGCCTCATGGGGGGACCGCTGTCTGAACTGGATGCAAAAG ATGTTGACTCGCTGCTGAAAAAGTCAGAGTCCCAGCATGAATCTCCAGAGGACGGCTGTCCCTTTGGTCCTCTCACGCAGCGTCTGCTCCAGGCTCTTGTAGAG GAGAACATTATATCCCCCATGGAGGATTCTCCTATACCAGACATTTCCGGGAGGGATGCTAATGATGGCGCTGGGACGTCTCCTCGAAGCCAAGGAAAAGCTTTTAG tGTTCCTCACACACGTTCCCTGGAGGCACGGATCAAAGAGGAGCTGGTAGCCCAGGGGCTGCTGGACTCTGAGGAGCGACCTGGACCAGGAGGAGACTCTGAGGACGAGGTCCTGGCTGAATTGCAGAAGAGACAAGCAGAGCTGAAAGCCCTGAGCGCTCACAACAGAGCTCGCAAGCAGGAGCTGCTTCG GTTGGCAAAAGAGGAGATGCGCAAGCAGGAGCTGAGGCAGAGAGTCAGGGTGTCTGACAATGAGGTGATGGAGGGATTTCGGCGGATCATGGCAGCACGGCAGAAGAAACGCACTCCCACTAAAAAGGAGAAGGACCAGGCCTGGAAAGCgctgaaggagagggagagcatCCTTAAGCTACTGGACGGATAG
- the arpc4l gene encoding actin related protein 2/3 complex, subunit 4, like has product MTATLRPYLNAVRATLQAALCLENFSSQVVERHNKPEVEVRSSKELLLQPVVISRNDKEKVLIEGSINSVRVSIAVKQADEIEKILCHKFMRFMMMRAENFFILRRKPVEGYDISFLITNFHTEQMYKHKLVDFVIHFMEEIDKEISEMKLSVNARARIVAEEFLKNF; this is encoded by the exons ATG ACAGCGACTCTGCGCCCCTACCTAAACGCTGTGAGGGCCACCCTGCAGGCGGCCCTCTGCCTGGAGAACTTCTCCTCTCAGGTGGTGGAGCGTCACAACAAGCCGGAGGTGGAGGTCAG GAGCAGTAAGGAGCTGTTACTGCAGCCTGTGGTGATCAGTCGTAATGACAAGGAGAAGGTTCTCATTGAAGGATCCATCAACTCTGTCAGAGTCAGCATTGCTGTCAAACAG GCGGATGAGATCGAGAAGATCCTTTGCCACAAGTTCATGCGCTTCATGATGATGAGAGCTGAGAACTTCTTCATTCTGAGGAGGAAACCAGTAGAG GGATATGATATTAGCTTCTTGATTACCAACTTCCACACGGAGCAGATGTACAAACACAAGCTGGTGGACTTTGTCATCCATTTCATGGAGGAGATAGACAAGGAGATCAGCGAGATGAAACTGTCTGTTAACGCCAGGGCCCGTATCGTTGCTGAGGAATTCCTCAAGAAC TTCTGa